The nucleotide sequence CTAATTTATAATTTGAAAAGGCAAACAAAGAAAGGAGTGTTAAGCATTCTTTTCTTTGTTTATGATAGATTTTACAAGGTTTAATATCTTTTCAAACTGTTCTTCAAGGCTCAAGTTAGAATTATCTATTTCTATAGCATCTTTTGCTTTTATTAGTGGAGAATCTTCCCTGTTAGAATCTATATAATCTCGTTTAACAACATTTTTTAAAACCTCATCATAATTTACATCATCTCCTCTATTTAAAAGTTCTTCATAACGCCTTAAAGCTCTTACCTCAGCAGAAGCAGTCATAAATAGTTTTAAATCTGCATTTGGAAATACTACAGTACCAATGTCTCTACCATCCATTACAACTCCTTTTTCTTTTCCCATCTCTTGTTGCTGTTCTACTAATTTGTGTCTTACAGCAGAATTTGCAGCAATAATGCTAACAAAATTAGATACTTCTAAAGTTCTAATATATTTTTCTACATTTTCATTATTTAAATGTATCTCTGAAATCTCTAATTCAGGATTAAACCTAAATTCTAAGTTCACTTTATGGAGTTTTGCTTCTAATTTTATACTATCAAATTGTTTTTCAGAAATAAAATCGTTTCTCATTGCATATAGCGTAACTGCTCTATACATAGCTCCAGTGTCCACATATACATAATTTAATTTATTAGCAAGTTGTTTTGCTATTGTACTTTTTCCTGTAGAAGAGAATCCATCTATAGCTATAGTAATTTTTTTCACCTTAATAAGTCTATTTGTAAACCAAAAAAATTAGCATTAGATGCGCTTGCATATCTCGCATGCGTATAACTAAATCTTAATTTATTGAGTTTTATTCCTAATCCAAATGATAGCCCTGAAAAGTTTCGTTGTTCTAAAATACGTAATTCTTCAGCTCTTCTAAAATTGTAACCCACTCGCAAATTAAATCCTTTTTCAGGAAACAACTCTGCTCCTATTATTAAATGACGAATAGCATTATCAAAGAAATTTATTTTTTCTGAAGTTTGATTTCCATCTAAATCTGTTGTAACTCTTGCAGGGTTTGCTCTTGCAATTGGCCACTTTTGTATATTTTCTACTGTTAAATGCCAGCGTAATGGCAGATACTGTAAAGTTTGAGAAATTCCAAAATCAACTTCAAAAGGTAATGGTTCTTGTTGCCCAGCATATGTAGTAATCTGAGTTCCTAAATTCCTTACTGTTACTGCTGCGTTAAAATCTATGTCTTCATTAATATAAATAAGGCCAGCATCAATAGCTACACCTATAGATGAAAATTCTTCTAATTTTGAAGTTATAAATTTGAAGTTTCCTCCTAAATAAAAATCGCTAAACCCAATTTGTCTTGCATAGCCTATAGATATAGCTACTTCATTACCCGAAAAACCTCCAGTTGAAACACCATTTTCATCAAAACCATCAAACGTACCGTAGTTAATATAAGTAACTCCTACATGAATTGTTTGTGTTCTTCTATCCAAAGTATATGCATAGGCAGCTGTACCATAATTTATTCCTCCTAAAAAACTAGAATAATTTAATGCTAATTGATTATCTAATTCTAAATTTATTGTGGCTGGGTTATATAAAGCTTGTGTTACATCGTAATCTACATTAGTTAACACTTTACCTCCTAAAGCTGCTTGACGAGGTGAAGAGATTAAATTCAAAAATTGATAAGTCGATTCACCTCCTATTTGGGCAAAACCAAAAACAAAAGAGCACAAAATAGAAATAGAGGTAAACAGTTTTTTCATTAAGTTACAAAATAACTAAATCTATCTTAAAACGATAGTACGAACCTTTTATTTTTAAAGTAAAAAATAACCCTCAATTTTAAAAAATGAGGGTTGCTCTCTATAATACTTTAGCATTGGTTACTTTTTGAGATGTTAATGCTAAATCTATAACTTCACTCATTTCTGAAACATAATGAAATGTAAGCCCTTTTAAGTAATCTGCTTTTATTTCTTCAATGTCTCTTTTATTTTCTTTACACAATAAAATTTCTTTTATTCTAGCCCGTTTAGCTGCTAAAATTTTCTCTTTTATTCCTCCTACTGGTAATACTTTACCTCTTAATGTAATTTCTCCAGTCATCGCTAAACTCTTTTTTACTTTACGTTGAGTAAATAGAGATACTAAAGATGTTAACATTGTAACCCCTGCACTTGGTCCATCTTTTGGTGTAGCGCCTTCAGGTACGTGAATGTGCACGTTATAGTTATTAAACACTTCGTTATTTATCCCAAACTCGTCTGCATTAGCTTTAATATATTCCATAGCAATTGTAGCAGATTCTTTCATTACTTTTCCTAAATTTCCAGTAATAGTCATATTACCTTTTCCTTTAGATAAAATAGATTCTATAAATAAAATATCTCCTCCAACGCTTGTCCAAGCTAATCCGGTAACAACTCCTGCTACATTATTATTTTCATATTTATCACGTTCTAGCTTTGGACCGCCTAAAACTTCAATAATATCTTCGTTAGTAGTTTTTAAATTATACTCCTCTTCCATTGCAATATTTTTTGCAGCATATCGCACCATCTTTGCAATTTGTTTCTCTAATCCTCTTACTCCAGATTCACGAGTATAACCTTCTACTATTTTTTCTAATTGTGGTTTTGCAATTTTTAAATCCTTGTCAGTTAAACCATGTTCTTTAAGTTGCTTTGGCAACAAATGCTTTTTTCCTATTTCTACTTTTTCTTCAATAGTATACCCAGTAACATTTATGATTTCCATACGATCTCTTAAAGCCGGTTGAATAGTTCCTAAGCTATTTGAAGTTGCTATAAACATTACTTTAGATAAGTCATAACCCATTTCTAAGAAATTATCATAAAATTCAGAGTTCTGCTCTGGGTCTAAAACTTCTAACATTGCAGAAGAAGGATCTCCTTGATGTGAATTTGAAAGCTTATCAATCTCATCTAAAACAAAAACTGGATTTGAAGTTCCTGCTTTCTTTAGACTTTGGAGAATACGTCCTGGCATTGCACCTATATATGTTTTACGGTGCCCTCTTATTTCTGCTTCATCTCTCAAACCCCCTAAAGAAATACGCACGTACTCTCTACCTAATGCTTCTGCAATAGATCTTCCTAAAGAAGTTTTACCTACTCCTGGAGGGCCATATAAACATAATATTGGAGATTTCATATCATTACGTAACTTTAGTACAGCCAAGTATTCTATAATACGACGCTTTACATCATCTAATCCATAATGATCTCTATCTAATATTTTCTTTGCACGTTTTAAATCAAAAATATCCTTGCTAAATTCATTCCAAGGTAACTCTAAAAATAAATCTAAATAATTGCGTTGTATGGAATATTCCGCTACTTGGGGATTCATACGCTGCATTTTAGAAATCTCTTTATTAAAATGTGCTTTTACTTTTTCATTCCAATTTTTCTCAAGCGCACGAGCTTTCATTTCTTCCACTTCTTCTTCATAACTCACACCACCAAGTTCTTCTTGAATAGTTTTCATTTGTTGGTGAAGAAAATATTCGCGCTGTTGTTGATTCATATCGCTTTGAACCTTAGATTGAATATCGTTCTTCAGTTCTAGCTTTTGAAACTCCATGTTCATATACTTTAATGTCATTAAAGCACGTTCTTGTAAATCTCCCGTTTCTAAAAGATCTTGCTTCTCTTGAACCGAAAGATTCATATTAGAAGATACAAAATTGATTAAAAACGAATTACTTTCAATATTTTTTATTGCAAATGAAGCCTCACTCGGAATATTAGGGCTCTCTTTTATAATTTGAAGTGCGAGATCTTTAATAGAATCTATGATCGCTATAAATTCTTCGCTATTAATTTGAGGAGTCGTTTCTGCAACTTCTCTTACTGTTGCATTCATATAAGGCTCTTCTGTAAGAATCTCTGCTACTTTAAAACGTTTTTTACCTTGTATAATTACAGTAGTATTACCATCTGGCATTTTTAAAACTTTTAAAATACGAGCTACTGTTCCGGTTTCATTAATATCTTTAGCTGTAGGGTTTTCAACGGTTTCATCTTTTTGAGATACAACGCCAATAACCTTACTTCCTTTATTAGCATCATTAATTAATTTAATAGATTTATCTCTTCCTGCAGTTATAGGGATTACTACACCAGGAAACAATACTGTATTTCTCAACGATAATATAGGTAAAGTTTCTGGTAAAGCTTCATTATTAATTTCCGCTTCATCTTCAGTAGTCATTAATGGAATTAATTCAGAGTTTTCATCAAACTCTTGAAATGACAAACTGTCAAGGCTTACAAATTTTGATTTCGACATATTATTTATAGGTCATTCTGTCATAAAAACAGAATTATTTTATTTTTTAATTTATATACATTAGTAAAAACACCATTTTAAATCCTGTAAATTAGATGTTTTAAGGCTATATTACATTAATATAAACCAATTGTTATGCCATACTAAACAATATATTCTTAAATAAAAACAAACTTTTTTAATCAAAACTGTAACAGCTATCATTTTTTCTCATCATTCATATAAACAATTAGCTTTTTGCAACTAACCAATCAAAACATCGAGCAGCTTATACAGCTATGTATTGCAGATAATCAATTTGCACAAATGGAGGTTTATAATCGATATTATAAAGCAATGTATAATACCGCTTACAGAATAGTAAAAGATCGTTTTGTAGCAGAAGATGTAATGCAAGAATCGTTTTTAACAGCATTTATAAAGTTAAAAACACTAAAAGAAATAGCAACTTTTGGATCTTGGCTTAAGCGAATTGTAATAAATAATAGTATTCATTATTTTAATGCAAATAATAAATACACAGAAGTTCCTTTAGATAATGTATTGTATAAAACTGAAGATAGTATAGGCATGACGTCAGATTGTGAGTTTACAAACTTAAAAGCTAAGCAAGTTTTAGAAACTATGAAAACCTTGAAAGATAATTATAGGATCTCACTTACATTACATTTAATTGAAGGGTATGATTATGAAGAAATAAGTACGATAATGAATATGTCTAATGCCAATTGTAGAACAACAATCTCAAGAGCAAAAGACAGTTTAAGGAAACAATTACAACACCATATAGTAAGATAAATGAAAGATAATATACATACATTATTTGATAATATAAAAGATGATTTTGATATAGAAATGCCAAATATCGGGCATGATAAGCGTTTTTTAGATAAATTAAACACACAGCATATTGTCACAAATACACCAAAAAGAAATTTTTGGAAGCCTTTTATAGGTATTGCTGCCTCCATTACATTATTAGTGTCATTATCTGTATTAATGCCTAGAGAAGATGTAGTTCCAGATCTTGCTAGTATTTCTCCAGAAATGGCAAAAACAGAATCTGTATTTAATGTTACACTTCAAAATGAATTGAAAAAGATTAATGCAGAAGAATATCCTGAATATCAAGAATTAATTGTAGATGCTTTATTTGAAATTAAAGTATTAGAAGAAGGTTATAATCAATTAATTTATGGATTAAAAGAAAACCCTGAAGATCAACTCATTTTATCTGCAATGATCTTAAATTTTCAAAGTAGAATAGACGTATTACAAGATGTAATGCAGGAAATAGAGAATATGAAAAAATTAAATAACAACACAACTATCATATAAACATTAAATTATTAAATCATGAAAAAATCAATTACACTATTAGCTGTTACTCTAATGTTTGTTAGCGTCACAAATGCTCAAATTTGGGGGAACAAAAAAGTAAAAGGTAACGGAAATGTTACGACAGAAACAAGAAATACTGGAGATTACGATGGTATTAAATGTGCTGGAAATATGGACTTTATTTTAGTAGCTGGTAATGAAGGAAACATTACATTAGAAGGCGAATCTAATTTATTAGAACACATTGTGACAGAAATTAAAAAAGGAGATTTGATTGTTAAGGTCAAAAAAGGAGTTAGTTTAAAGGCTAGCAATGGTAAAACTATAAAAATTACTATTCCTTTTAGAGATATTAATAAAGTATCACTTGCTGGATCTGGAGATGTAGTAACTCAAGATAAAATTAATGCTAATAATTTTAGTGTGTCTTTAGCTGGTTCCGGTGATATGATCTTAGATATCGAAGCGAGAGATCTAAAAGGAAGCTTGGCTGGTTCTGGAGACATTACATTAAAAGGTAGTACAGGTGATTTTAAAGTTAGTTTGGCTGGATCTGGAGACATTCACGCTTTTGATTTACAAGCAGATAATGTTAACGTATCTTTAGCTGGATCTGGAGATATTAAAGTTACAAGTAATGGAAGCCTAAAAGCATCTGTAGCTGGATCTGGAGATATAGAATATAAAGGAAATCCTAAAGTCACTAAAAAAGTTGCTGGATCCGGAAGTGTTTCTAAAAACTAAAAAAGTTTAGATAAAATAAAAAAAGCATTACCTATTAGGTGATGCTTTTTTTATCTCTTATTTTTTTTAATTCAATGTAAAAGAAGATAGCTCTTGGACTTGTGTTGTTGTTGTATTATTATCTATATCTTCTACTGTAGATTCCACTCTAATTATACCTACATCTAAAGCAAAATAATAAGTACTAACAACCTCTGTTGTGGGTAATCCTGGTCCAGAGTCGCTAAACTCGACAGTTAAAGTTTGTTGAGCTTTTATCACTGGAGAAAATAGTTCTCCATTAACCATCAAAGACATGTCTCGCTCTAAAATCTCAACTTCAGAAGTATAATTTGCTGTTATTCCTGGTATTGCGGGTACTGTAGGAGATAAAGGTTCGAAACTAGTTTCTATTTCAAACGCTTCTGTCCAAGTAGAGCCAGTATCAACATTATCTCTTAAAATAGTATACTCATAACCATCTTGTGTTAAACGATATAAGCCTTGCAAATCTGCCGTTAATTGTCC is from Flavobacteriaceae bacterium and encodes:
- a CDS encoding (d)CMP kinase, giving the protein MKKITIAIDGFSSTGKSTIAKQLANKLNYVYVDTGAMYRAVTLYAMRNDFISEKQFDSIKLEAKLHKVNLEFRFNPELEISEIHLNNENVEKYIRTLEVSNFVSIIAANSAVRHKLVEQQQEMGKEKGVVMDGRDIGTVVFPNADLKLFMTASAEVRALRRYEELLNRGDDVNYDEVLKNVVKRDYIDSNREDSPLIKAKDAIEIDNSNLSLEEQFEKILNLVKSIINKEKNA
- a CDS encoding penicillin-binding protein, with protein sequence MKKLFTSISILCSFVFGFAQIGGESTYQFLNLISSPRQAALGGKVLTNVDYDVTQALYNPATINLELDNQLALNYSSFLGGINYGTAAYAYTLDRRTQTIHVGVTYINYGTFDGFDENGVSTGGFSGNEVAISIGYARQIGFSDFYLGGNFKFITSKLEEFSSIGVAIDAGLIYINEDIDFNAAVTVRNLGTQITTYAGQQEPLPFEVDFGISQTLQYLPLRWHLTVENIQKWPIARANPARVTTDLDGNQTSEKINFFDNAIRHLIIGAELFPEKGFNLRVGYNFRRAEELRILEQRNFSGLSFGLGIKLNKLRFSYTHARYASASNANFFGLQIDLLR
- the lon gene encoding endopeptidase La; this encodes MSKSKFVSLDSLSFQEFDENSELIPLMTTEDEAEINNEALPETLPILSLRNTVLFPGVVIPITAGRDKSIKLINDANKGSKVIGVVSQKDETVENPTAKDINETGTVARILKVLKMPDGNTTVIIQGKKRFKVAEILTEEPYMNATVREVAETTPQINSEEFIAIIDSIKDLALQIIKESPNIPSEASFAIKNIESNSFLINFVSSNMNLSVQEKQDLLETGDLQERALMTLKYMNMEFQKLELKNDIQSKVQSDMNQQQREYFLHQQMKTIQEELGGVSYEEEVEEMKARALEKNWNEKVKAHFNKEISKMQRMNPQVAEYSIQRNYLDLFLELPWNEFSKDIFDLKRAKKILDRDHYGLDDVKRRIIEYLAVLKLRNDMKSPILCLYGPPGVGKTSLGRSIAEALGREYVRISLGGLRDEAEIRGHRKTYIGAMPGRILQSLKKAGTSNPVFVLDEIDKLSNSHQGDPSSAMLEVLDPEQNSEFYDNFLEMGYDLSKVMFIATSNSLGTIQPALRDRMEIINVTGYTIEEKVEIGKKHLLPKQLKEHGLTDKDLKIAKPQLEKIVEGYTRESGVRGLEKQIAKMVRYAAKNIAMEEEYNLKTTNEDIIEVLGGPKLERDKYENNNVAGVVTGLAWTSVGGDILFIESILSKGKGNMTITGNLGKVMKESATIAMEYIKANADEFGINNEVFNNYNVHIHVPEGATPKDGPSAGVTMLTSLVSLFTQRKVKKSLAMTGEITLRGKVLPVGGIKEKILAAKRARIKEILLCKENKRDIEEIKADYLKGLTFHYVSEMSEVIDLALTSQKVTNAKVL
- a CDS encoding RNA polymerase sigma factor, whose protein sequence is MQLTNQNIEQLIQLCIADNQFAQMEVYNRYYKAMYNTAYRIVKDRFVAEDVMQESFLTAFIKLKTLKEIATFGSWLKRIVINNSIHYFNANNKYTEVPLDNVLYKTEDSIGMTSDCEFTNLKAKQVLETMKTLKDNYRISLTLHLIEGYDYEEISTIMNMSNANCRTTISRAKDSLRKQLQHHIVR
- a CDS encoding DUF2807 domain-containing protein produces the protein MKKSITLLAVTLMFVSVTNAQIWGNKKVKGNGNVTTETRNTGDYDGIKCAGNMDFILVAGNEGNITLEGESNLLEHIVTEIKKGDLIVKVKKGVSLKASNGKTIKITIPFRDINKVSLAGSGDVVTQDKINANNFSVSLAGSGDMILDIEARDLKGSLAGSGDITLKGSTGDFKVSLAGSGDIHAFDLQADNVNVSLAGSGDIKVTSNGSLKASVAGSGDIEYKGNPKVTKKVAGSGSVSKN